The Desmodus rotundus isolate HL8 chromosome 3, HLdesRot8A.1, whole genome shotgun sequence genome includes a region encoding these proteins:
- the C1QTNF6 gene encoding complement C1q tumor necrosis factor-related protein 6 isoform X2, with product MGTAAPDALWAVLLLPLLVFGVPTEEPTSGETVASHAPGHCRRCCDSDSEDHLAPADAADVSSVSPSTLPYVLPEVRPYINITILKGDKGDRGLLGTPGKLGREGPRGERGPQGTKGDKGQAGSPGSPCQTRFSAFSVGRKTALHSSEGFQPLLFDTVFVNPDAHFDMAAGHFVAPLRGLYFFSLNVHSWNFKETYVHVMHNEEAAVILYAQPSDRSIMQSQSVMLALAPGDRVWARLFKRERENAIYSDDVDTYITFSGHLIKPEDD from the exons ATGGGGACAGCTGCCCCAGATGCCCTCTGGGCTGTGCTCCTGCTCCCTCTCTTGGTGTTTGGGGTCCCCACTGAAGAGCCCACCTCTGGGGAAACCGTGGCCTCCCATGCTCCTGGGCACTGCCGAAGGTGCTGTGACTCTGACTCTGAGGACCACCTGGCCCCTGCCGATGCTGCAGACGTGTCCTCGGTCTCTCCGTCGACCCTTCCCTACGTGTTGCCTGAGGTCAGGCCCTACATTAACATTACCATCCTGAAGG GTGACAAAGGGGACCGAGGTCTGCTGGGCACGCCTGGgaagctgggcagggagggtcCGCGGGGAGAGCGAGGCCCCCAGGGCACTAAGGGCGACAAGGGGCAGGCGGGCAGCCCTGGCAGCCCGTGCCAGACTCGCTTCTCAGCCTTCTCGGTGGGCCGGAAAACGGCCCTGCACAGCAGCGAGGGCTTCCAGCCGCTGCTCTTCGACACGGTCTTCGTCAACCCAGACGCGCACTTTGACATGGCCGCCGGCCACTTTGTTGCCCCTCTGCGTGGCCTCTACTTCTTCAGCCTCAACGTGCACAGCTGGAACTTCAAGGAGACCTACGTGCACGTCATGCACAACGAGGAGGCTGCCGTCATCCTGTACGCGCAGCCCAGCGACCGCAGCATCATGCAGAGCCAGAGTGTGATGCTGGCCCTGGCGCCCGGCGACCGCGTCTGGGCACGGCTCTTCAAGCGCGAGCGTGAGAACGCCATCTACAGTGACGACGTCGACACTTACATCACCTTCAGTGGCCACCTCATCAAGCCTGAGGACGATTAG
- the C1QTNF6 gene encoding complement C1q tumor necrosis factor-related protein 6 isoform X1 — protein sequence MEARRPEQRRISAFPPAGVRAAEVAMGTAAPDALWAVLLLPLLVFGVPTEEPTSGETVASHAPGHCRRCCDSDSEDHLAPADAADVSSVSPSTLPYVLPEVRPYINITILKGDKGDRGLLGTPGKLGREGPRGERGPQGTKGDKGQAGSPGSPCQTRFSAFSVGRKTALHSSEGFQPLLFDTVFVNPDAHFDMAAGHFVAPLRGLYFFSLNVHSWNFKETYVHVMHNEEAAVILYAQPSDRSIMQSQSVMLALAPGDRVWARLFKRERENAIYSDDVDTYITFSGHLIKPEDD from the exons GTCGCCATGGGGACAGCTGCCCCAGATGCCCTCTGGGCTGTGCTCCTGCTCCCTCTCTTGGTGTTTGGGGTCCCCACTGAAGAGCCCACCTCTGGGGAAACCGTGGCCTCCCATGCTCCTGGGCACTGCCGAAGGTGCTGTGACTCTGACTCTGAGGACCACCTGGCCCCTGCCGATGCTGCAGACGTGTCCTCGGTCTCTCCGTCGACCCTTCCCTACGTGTTGCCTGAGGTCAGGCCCTACATTAACATTACCATCCTGAAGG GTGACAAAGGGGACCGAGGTCTGCTGGGCACGCCTGGgaagctgggcagggagggtcCGCGGGGAGAGCGAGGCCCCCAGGGCACTAAGGGCGACAAGGGGCAGGCGGGCAGCCCTGGCAGCCCGTGCCAGACTCGCTTCTCAGCCTTCTCGGTGGGCCGGAAAACGGCCCTGCACAGCAGCGAGGGCTTCCAGCCGCTGCTCTTCGACACGGTCTTCGTCAACCCAGACGCGCACTTTGACATGGCCGCCGGCCACTTTGTTGCCCCTCTGCGTGGCCTCTACTTCTTCAGCCTCAACGTGCACAGCTGGAACTTCAAGGAGACCTACGTGCACGTCATGCACAACGAGGAGGCTGCCGTCATCCTGTACGCGCAGCCCAGCGACCGCAGCATCATGCAGAGCCAGAGTGTGATGCTGGCCCTGGCGCCCGGCGACCGCGTCTGGGCACGGCTCTTCAAGCGCGAGCGTGAGAACGCCATCTACAGTGACGACGTCGACACTTACATCACCTTCAGTGGCCACCTCATCAAGCCTGAGGACGATTAG